The following DNA comes from Corallococcus exiguus.
GTGCTCCTCGCGCGCCACGAACGAGGCCGCCATCACGGACTTGAGCTGCTTGGGCACCCGCAGGGACGCGCGGTAGCGGATGCGGATGCGCGGCGTGTCCTGCAGCGGCACCACGCTGCGCGCGTGGATGGCCTGGCACTGGCTGAACAGGAACGGCTGCTGCCCACCCGCCGTTTGCGACGGCGTCAGCCACTGCAGCGCGCTCGCCTCCGGGGACGTGCGGTAGCGCACCGTCAGCTGCTTCAGCCCCGCGGGCAGCTCAATCCGAAGCCGGCTGCCCAGGATGGGTTCAGGAGGGGAGAGGATGTAGGGCAAGGGGCGACCCTGGGCATCCACCACGCCCCGGATGTCCAGGTCGCGGGTGTCCAGGTCGAGGGGACCTGCTGACGCCTCCTTGAGCGTCAGCGTGGCCTCCGCGTGCAGGCGGCGCGTCCGGAAATCGACGCGGGCCTTCCAGTCCAGCGTTTCGGTCTCAGGCTGCGTGCTGTCGTTGTACGAGTGCGGGTCGAGGCGAGCCATGGGGCCCGACTTGTAGTCGGGGAGCCGACCTCCTGGCGAGCACACCCGACGGCAATGCCGGTTGACTTCCGGGTCAATCGCCTACATTTGTGCAGTCCCCTACTTCCTTTTATGGGAGCCGATTTCCGATGACGACCCGGATCCGAAAAGTGGCGGTGCTTGGCGCTGGCGTGATGGGCAGCGGCATCGCCGCGCATCTGGCCAACTCCGGCGTGCGCGCCCTGTTGCTGGACATCGTTCCGCCCCAGGCTGCTCCGGGCGAGGACACCGCTTCCAAGGCGTTCCGCAACAAGTTCTCGCAGGGCGCCATCGCGAACCTGCGCAAGGCGAAGCCCAGCCCCATCGTGTCCGAGCAGGTGCTCGCGGCCATTGAAGTGGGCAACCTGGAAGACGACCTCGCGCGCCTGGGCGAGTGCGATTGGATCATCGAGGTGGTGAAGGAGGACCTGGCCGTCAAGCAGGCCCTGTTCTCCAAGGTGGAGAAGCACGCCCGCAAGGACGCCATCATCTCCTCCAACACCTCCGGCCTCTCCATCGTGGGGATGACCGAAGGCCGCGGCGCGGACTTCAAGAAGAACTTCCTCGTCACCCACTTCTTCAACCCCGTGCGCTACATGAAGCTCCTGGAGCTCGTGGCCGGCCAGGAGACGAGCGCGGAGGTCGTGAAGACCCTCCACAAGTTCGGCGAAGAGGTGCTCGGCAAGGGCATCGTCTACGGCAAGGACACCACCAACTTCATCGCGAACCGCATTGGCGTGTACGGGATGATGCGGACCATCTCCGAGATGCAGAAGACGGAGATGTCCATTGAAGAGGTGGACAAGATCTTTGGCCCGGCGATGGGCCGTCCCAAGTCCGCCGTCTTCCGCACCGCGGACATCGTGGGCCTGGACACGTTCACCCACGTGGCGAAGAACTGTTACGACACGCTGACGCACGACGAAGAGCGCAACGTCTTCGCCGCCCCGGACTTCCTCCAGAAGATGGTGGAGAAGAAGATGCTGGGCGACAAGAGCGGCGGCGGCTTCTACAAGAAGGACCGCTCCTCCGGTGGCAAGGACATCCTCGCGCTGGACCTGAAGACGCTGGAGTACCGGCCGCAGGCGAAGGTGCGCTTCGACTCGCTGGGCGCCGCGAAGGACATCGAAAACGTCAAGGAGCGCGTGGCGTCCGTGATGAACGCGGACGACAAGGCCGGCAAGTTCGCCGAGCGCGTCACCCTGGACGTGCTGGCGTACTCCAGCCGCCGCATCCCGGAGATCGCCGACGACCTGGTCAACGTGGACCGCGGCGTGCGCTGGGGCTTCGGCTGGGACCTGGGGCCCTTCGAGGTCTGGGACGCCTACGGTGTCCAGAAGGGCGTGGAGCGCATGAAGGCGCTGGGCCTCAAGCCCGCCGCCTGGGTGGAGGAGATGCTGGCCAAGGGCCGCACGTCCTTCTACGGCGTGCAGGACGGCCGCGACACCTACTGGGACATCCCGTCCAAGTCCGTGAAGCAGGTGTCTGAGAACGCGCGCACCTTCCGCGTGGAGTACCTCAAGCGCGGCAACAAGAAGATCACCGGCAACGACAGCGCGTCGCTGTGGGACATGGGCGACGGCGTCACGCTCTTGGAGTTCCACTCCAAGATGAACTCCATCGACGATGACATCATCGCGATGATGAACACCGCGCTGGATGAGACGGAGAAGAACTTCAAGGGCCTCGTCATTGGCAATGACGGCTCCAACTTCTCCGCCGGCGCGAACATCATGGCCATGCTGATGGCGGCCAAGAGCGAGGACTTCGACTCCATCCGCAAGATGGCGTCCGCGTTCCAGGCGGCCAACCAGCGCATGCGCTACAGCCCCGTGCCCGTCGTGACGGCGCCCTTCAACCTCACGCTGGGCGGCGGCGCGGAGGTCACCATGGGTGGCAACGCGGTGCAGGCCAGCGCGGAGCTGTACATGGGCCTCGTGGAAGTGGGCGTGGGCCTCATCCCGGGCGGCGGCGGCACCATGATGCTGCTGCGCAACGTGTTCGGCGGCTACGCGGCGGACAAGGACTTCGACTCGCTGCCCTTCCTCAAGAAGGTGTTCCTCGCCATCGGCATGGCGAAGGTCGCCACCAGCGCGGAGGAGGCTCGCGAGACGGGCTTCCTGTCCCAGCAGGACGGCATCACGGGCAACCGCGACTTCCTCCTGTCGGACGCGAAGTCGCGCGTGCTGGGCCTGGCGAACGGCGGCTTCCGCCCGCCGCGTCCCACGCGCTTCCGGCTGCCGGGCCCCAACGGCGCGGCCACCATCGACATGATGCTGTACGACATGCAGCTCAACAATCAGATCAGCGCCCACGACCGGAAGATCGCCCAGAAGCTGGCGCGCGTGCTCTCCGGTGGTGACACCAGCCCGTCCGTGCTGGTGACCGAGGAGAAGCTGCTGGAGCTGGAGATGGAAGCGTTCCTGAGCCTCATCGGCGAGGAGAAGACCCAGGACCGCATGATGTTCATGCTTGAGAAGGGCAAGCCGCTGCGCAACTAGCGCGAGGCGTTTACCCAATGGTTTTCCAGACGCGAATTCCGAAGCACGCCCGGACGGTGTCCGGGCAGGGAGACATCTAAAATGTCCGGACGAGTCGTGATTGCCAGCGCGGTGCGCACCCCCTTCACCCGCGCCCACAAGGGAGAGTTCAAGGACACGCGGCCGGATACGCTCGCGGCCCTTGCCATCAAGGAGGCCGTCGCCCAGGTCCCCGGCTTGAAGCCGGCGGACGTGGAGGACGTCATCATGGGCTGTGCCATGCCGGAGGCGGAGCAGGGCATGAACGTGGCCCGCAACGCGAGCCTGCTCGCCGGCCTGCCGGACACCGTTCCGGGCCTGACCATCAACCGCTTCTGTTCCTCCGGCGTGCAGTCCGTGGCGCAGGCGGCGCAGGGCATCAAGTCCGGCATGATGCAGGTGGCCGTGGCCGGTGGCACCGAGTCCATGACCATGGTGCCCATGGGCGGCAACAAGGTCTCCGCCAACCCGGAGATCATGCAGAAGCTGCCGGAGGTCTACACCTCCATGGGCGCGACAGCGGAGAACATCGCCTCCCGCTACAACGTCACCCGTGAGGACGCGGACAAGTTCGCCGCCGAGTCCCAGCGCCGCGCGGCCACGGCCCGCGAGCAGGGGAAGTTCAAGGAGGAGATCTTCCCCGTCACCACCACGATGTTCGACGAGGACGGCACCCAGAAGCAGGTGACCGTCTCGGTGGACACCATCCTGCGCCCGGAGACGACGGTGGAGGGCCTGGCCAAGCTGCGCCCGGCCTTCAACGCCAAGGGCGTGGTGACGGCGGGCAACGCGTCGCCGCTGACGGACGGCGCGGCGGCCGCGGTGGTGATGAGCGAGGAGAAGGCGAAGGAGCTCAACGTCAAGCCGCTGGGCTACTTCGTGGACTACGTGGTCGCCGGCGTGCCGCCCGAAATCATGGGCGTGGGCCCGGTGCCCGCCATCCGCAAGCTGCTGGAGCGCAACAAGCTGAAGGTGGAAGACATCAGCGTGTTCGAGCTCAACGAGGCCTTCGCGGCGCAGGCGCTGCACTGCATCCGTGAGCTGGGCATCCCCCAGGACAAGGTGAACCCGAACGGCGGCGCCATCGCCCTGGGCCACCCGCTGGGCGTGTCCGGTGCGCGCATGGTGGCCACCATCCTGCGCGAGCTGAAGCGCCGGGACGGCCGCTACGGCGTGGTGAGCATGTGCATCGGCGGCGGCATGGGTGCCGCGGCGCTGGTGGAGCTGGCGAAGTAATCCGCTTCCGCTTCGCGCCCCCTGGTGGCTTCAAGGGGGCGCGAGGTGGACTGTCAGGAGGCCGGGGCGTCCGGGTCGTTCACCGGGACGCCCGCCAGGCGCAGCACCCGCAGCGCGTTGGTGGTGTCCACCACCCCCTGCCGGAGCCGGTAGTCGAACACCATCTTCCCGTCCTCCAGGTGGTCGCGGAAGTGGACGTTCACCACGTGCGAGCCCGGCTCGTCCGCCAGCACCGCCAGGGACAAGTCATGCGTCGTCACCGCGCCACACGCGCCGGAGGCGAGCAGGAGCCGCAGCACCTCGCGTGAGGCAATCTGCCGTTCGCGGGTGTTGGTGCCCAGCAGGATTTCGTCCAGCAGGAAGAGCGCCTGGCCCTTCGCCGCCGCCGCCGCGTCCAGCACCATCTTCAGCCGCAGCACCTCCGCGTGGAAGTACGACACGCCGCGCTCCAGCGAGTCCTTCACGCGCATGCTGGTGAGCACCTGCACTGGAGACAGTCGGAACGACGCCGCGGACACCGGCGCGCCCGCCAGCGCCAGCACCACGTTCGCGCCCAGCGCGCGCATCAGCGTCGTCTTGCCGCTCATGTTGGAGCCGGTAATCAGCAGCGCGTGACGCGGGCCGGGCAGGGACACGTCGTTGGGCACGGGCGCGTCCAGCAGCGGGTGTCCCAGCGCGGTGGCCTCCACGCTCGGGCCCTGGGCGTGCAGCTCGGGCCAGGTGAAGGCAGGGCGGTCATGGGCCAGGCCTCCCAGGCAGCAGAGGGCCTCCAGCTCCGCGAGTCCCTCGAACCACTGACGCACGTCGCGGCCGTGGGCGGCGCGCCAGTTCTCCAGCGCGAAGAGGGCGTGGATGTCCCAGAGCGTGACCCAGTGGACCAGGGGGTGGAACTGGTGCCGCTTGAACTCGATGAGTGAGAACAGCCGGCTGAAGCGCTGGAACAGCACGGACACCGCCGGGCCACTCTGCGCCCTCAGGCCGGACTGGAGTTGCTTGAGGCGTGGATGCTCGAAGGTCTGCTTCTCCACGCGCTCGAAGATGGAGGCGTAGCGCACGAAGCCGTGCTCGCCGCGCTCCACGGCCTCGTCCATCTGCCGCAGCGTGCGGCGCGTGGCCACGGCGATGCCCAGCTGTGCGAGCAGCCCCACCCAGACGGTGCTGTCTGGAATCACGCCAACCGTGCCCAGGATGAAGAGGGTGAGCGTTATCAGGGGCAGCACGATGGCCAGGGGCCGCGCCCAGCGGATGGCGTCCAGCGAGGGCCCGGCTTCCGCCCACTGGATGAAGAGGGCCGGGTCCGCCTTGTCCTTCGCCACCACGCGGGCGTCCACGCAGAGGTCCTGGCGGAAGTCCACGCTCGGGGCCAGCTCGCGCGCGGCGCCCTGCCGGGTCACCACCGTCTCCGCGGTGGCGGGGGAGGACAGCCACGCGGCCAGCCGCTCCTCACCCGCGCGCGTCGCCGTCTCGTTGATGAGCTGGAAGAGGCTGCCCTGGCCAAAGACATCCAGGTCCGTGGCGTAGAGGTGGTTGGGGGAGAGGAACCGCTCACCCGTGTCCGTGAAGGAATGCCAGCCGCCCTCCAGCCTCGCCAGGCCGCGCTCGTTGAGCAGGACGAAGAGGCGCGCGCGCTGCTCCTTGAGGAACACCTGGTGGTGCAGCACCGCCAGCACGCCGTAGACGGCGAGCGCCCCGGCCGCCGCCCACCACCAGGGCTTGGGCAGCCGGCCCATCAGTGTCAGCGCTGCGATGACCAGCGCCGCCACGAAGGCCACGGTGCGCAGGTTGGCGTACCGCGCGCTGACGCGGTCCAACTCCGTCAGGTCCGCCTGGGCGGCGGCGCG
Coding sequences within:
- a CDS encoding 3-hydroxyacyl-CoA dehydrogenase/enoyl-CoA hydratase family protein; this encodes MTTRIRKVAVLGAGVMGSGIAAHLANSGVRALLLDIVPPQAAPGEDTASKAFRNKFSQGAIANLRKAKPSPIVSEQVLAAIEVGNLEDDLARLGECDWIIEVVKEDLAVKQALFSKVEKHARKDAIISSNTSGLSIVGMTEGRGADFKKNFLVTHFFNPVRYMKLLELVAGQETSAEVVKTLHKFGEEVLGKGIVYGKDTTNFIANRIGVYGMMRTISEMQKTEMSIEEVDKIFGPAMGRPKSAVFRTADIVGLDTFTHVAKNCYDTLTHDEERNVFAAPDFLQKMVEKKMLGDKSGGGFYKKDRSSGGKDILALDLKTLEYRPQAKVRFDSLGAAKDIENVKERVASVMNADDKAGKFAERVTLDVLAYSSRRIPEIADDLVNVDRGVRWGFGWDLGPFEVWDAYGVQKGVERMKALGLKPAAWVEEMLAKGRTSFYGVQDGRDTYWDIPSKSVKQVSENARTFRVEYLKRGNKKITGNDSASLWDMGDGVTLLEFHSKMNSIDDDIIAMMNTALDETEKNFKGLVIGNDGSNFSAGANIMAMLMAAKSEDFDSIRKMASAFQAANQRMRYSPVPVVTAPFNLTLGGGAEVTMGGNAVQASAELYMGLVEVGVGLIPGGGGTMMLLRNVFGGYAADKDFDSLPFLKKVFLAIGMAKVATSAEEARETGFLSQQDGITGNRDFLLSDAKSRVLGLANGGFRPPRPTRFRLPGPNGAATIDMMLYDMQLNNQISAHDRKIAQKLARVLSGGDTSPSVLVTEEKLLELEMEAFLSLIGEEKTQDRMMFMLEKGKPLRN
- a CDS encoding thiolase family protein, which translates into the protein MSGRVVIASAVRTPFTRAHKGEFKDTRPDTLAALAIKEAVAQVPGLKPADVEDVIMGCAMPEAEQGMNVARNASLLAGLPDTVPGLTINRFCSSGVQSVAQAAQGIKSGMMQVAVAGGTESMTMVPMGGNKVSANPEIMQKLPEVYTSMGATAENIASRYNVTREDADKFAAESQRRAATAREQGKFKEEIFPVTTTMFDEDGTQKQVTVSVDTILRPETTVEGLAKLRPAFNAKGVVTAGNASPLTDGAAAAVVMSEEKAKELNVKPLGYFVDYVVAGVPPEIMGVGPVPAIRKLLERNKLKVEDISVFELNEAFAAQALHCIRELGIPQDKVNPNGGAIALGHPLGVSGARMVATILRELKRRDGRYGVVSMCIGGGMGAAALVELAK
- a CDS encoding MutS-related protein; its protein translation is MPVPTESQSPHRTYTDRRAAAQADLTELDRVSARYANLRTVAFVAALVIAALTLMGRLPKPWWWAAAGALAVYGVLAVLHHQVFLKEQRARLFVLLNERGLARLEGGWHSFTDTGERFLSPNHLYATDLDVFGQGSLFQLINETATRAGEERLAAWLSSPATAETVVTRQGAARELAPSVDFRQDLCVDARVVAKDKADPALFIQWAEAGPSLDAIRWARPLAIVLPLITLTLFILGTVGVIPDSTVWVGLLAQLGIAVATRRTLRQMDEAVERGEHGFVRYASIFERVEKQTFEHPRLKQLQSGLRAQSGPAVSVLFQRFSRLFSLIEFKRHQFHPLVHWVTLWDIHALFALENWRAAHGRDVRQWFEGLAELEALCCLGGLAHDRPAFTWPELHAQGPSVEATALGHPLLDAPVPNDVSLPGPRHALLITGSNMSGKTTLMRALGANVVLALAGAPVSAASFRLSPVQVLTSMRVKDSLERGVSYFHAEVLRLKMVLDAAAAAKGQALFLLDEILLGTNTRERQIASREVLRLLLASGACGAVTTHDLSLAVLADEPGSHVVNVHFRDHLEDGKMVFDYRLRQGVVDTTNALRVLRLAGVPVNDPDAPAS